In one window of Streptomyces roseofulvus DNA:
- a CDS encoding cytochrome P450 translates to MPALFSWEFASDPYPAYAWLREHAPVHRTTLPSGVEAWLVTRYADARQALADQRLSKNPVHHAEPGKTGIPGERSAGLMTHLLNIDPPDHTRLRRLVSKAFTPRRVAAFAPRVQELTDRLIDGFAGRGSADLIHEFAFPLPIYAICDMLGVPAEDQDDFRDWAGMMIRHGGGPRGGVARSVKKIRGYLAELIHRKRGDLGDDLISGLIRASDHGDHLTEAEAVAMCFVLLFAGFETTINLIGNGTYALLRHPEQRALLQSSLAAGETGLLETGVEELLRYDGPVELATWRYATTGLTIGGQPIPAGDPVLVVLAAADRDPDRFGAPDTLDLARKDNQHLGYGHGIHYCLGAPLARLEGQTALATLLTRLPDLRLGADPDELRWRGGLIMRGLRTLPVEFTPSAPRHGG, encoded by the coding sequence GTGCCCGCGCTCTTCAGCTGGGAGTTCGCGAGCGATCCCTACCCGGCGTACGCGTGGCTGCGGGAGCACGCGCCGGTGCACCGGACCACTCTCCCCAGCGGCGTCGAGGCCTGGCTCGTCACCCGGTACGCGGACGCCCGGCAGGCCCTCGCCGACCAGCGGCTCTCCAAGAACCCGGTGCACCACGCCGAACCGGGCAAGACCGGCATTCCGGGCGAGCGCAGCGCCGGTCTGATGACCCACCTCCTCAACATCGACCCGCCGGACCACACCCGGCTGCGGCGGCTCGTGTCGAAGGCGTTCACCCCGCGCCGGGTCGCCGCCTTCGCCCCCCGCGTGCAGGAGCTGACGGACCGGCTGATCGACGGCTTCGCCGGGCGGGGGAGCGCCGACCTCATCCACGAGTTCGCCTTCCCGCTGCCCATCTACGCCATCTGCGACATGCTCGGCGTGCCCGCCGAGGACCAGGACGACTTCCGCGACTGGGCCGGGATGATGATCCGGCACGGCGGAGGGCCGCGGGGCGGGGTCGCGCGGTCGGTGAAGAAGATCCGCGGGTACCTCGCCGAACTGATCCACCGGAAGCGCGGCGATCTCGGCGACGACCTCATCTCCGGGCTGATCCGCGCCTCCGACCACGGCGACCACCTCACCGAGGCCGAGGCCGTCGCCATGTGTTTCGTGCTGCTCTTCGCCGGCTTCGAGACGACCATCAACCTGATCGGCAACGGCACCTACGCCCTGCTGCGCCACCCGGAGCAGCGGGCCCTCCTCCAGTCCTCGCTCGCCGCCGGGGAGACCGGACTCCTGGAGACCGGGGTCGAGGAACTGCTCCGGTACGACGGGCCGGTCGAGCTGGCGACCTGGCGGTACGCGACCACCGGGCTCACCATCGGCGGGCAGCCCATCCCGGCCGGCGACCCGGTCCTCGTCGTCCTCGCGGCGGCCGACCGCGACCCGGACCGCTTCGGCGCGCCCGACACCCTCGACCTCGCCCGCAAGGACAACCAGCACCTCGGGTACGGGCACGGCATCCACTACTGCCTGGGCGCGCCGCTCGCCCGGCTGGAGGGCCAGACCGCGCTCGCCACCCTCCTGACCCGCCTGCCGGACCTGCGACTTGGCGCCGATCCGGACGAACTGCGGTGGCGCGGCGGGCTCATCATGCGGGGATTGCGCACGCTTCCGGTGGAGTTCACCCCTTCCGCACCCCGGCACGGCGGGTGA
- a CDS encoding nucleoside triphosphate pyrophosphohydrolase, with the protein MTSENPGRVVLLTASHRVAPGLLSWPAWEALRGADRVLCPDEHHPQLPYLREAGVAVEHLRPTAEELVAACAGGRTVLVLPSGEGDRGLTDGLARLAGSGRVAMPDLELLPGSYDLPGARLLDLVQVMDVIRRRCPWSSLQTHQGLAKYAIEEAYELVEAIEAGDRHELREELGDVLLQVVFHARIAEEDAEEPFSVDDVAGTLVEKLIQRHPHIFGDETAETPEDVRAHWLAAKAVEKGRESVTDGVPVGQPGLALAAKLASRVRTAGLDVPLPEGAGIGYELLALAARAEADGVDPEAALRAAARAYRDAIRAAEGL; encoded by the coding sequence GTGACTTCCGAGAACCCCGGCCGCGTCGTCCTGCTCACCGCCAGCCACCGGGTGGCGCCCGGACTGCTGTCCTGGCCCGCCTGGGAGGCGCTGCGCGGCGCCGACCGGGTCCTCTGCCCCGACGAGCACCACCCCCAGCTGCCCTACCTGCGGGAGGCGGGCGTCGCCGTCGAGCACCTCCGCCCCACCGCGGAGGAGCTGGTCGCCGCCTGCGCCGGAGGCCGTACCGTCCTGGTCCTGCCCTCCGGCGAGGGCGACCGGGGCCTCACCGACGGGCTCGCGCGACTGGCCGGCTCCGGCCGGGTCGCCATGCCCGACCTGGAGCTGCTGCCCGGCTCGTACGACCTGCCGGGCGCCCGCCTCCTCGACCTCGTCCAGGTCATGGACGTCATCCGGCGCCGGTGCCCCTGGTCCTCGCTGCAGACGCACCAGGGCCTCGCCAAGTACGCCATCGAGGAGGCGTACGAGCTGGTCGAGGCGATCGAGGCCGGCGACCGGCACGAGCTGCGCGAGGAGCTGGGGGACGTCCTCCTCCAGGTCGTCTTCCACGCGCGGATCGCCGAGGAGGACGCCGAGGAGCCGTTCTCCGTCGACGACGTGGCCGGCACGCTGGTCGAGAAGCTGATCCAGCGCCACCCGCACATCTTCGGCGACGAGACCGCCGAGACCCCCGAGGACGTCCGCGCCCACTGGCTGGCCGCCAAGGCCGTCGAGAAGGGCCGGGAGTCCGTGACCGACGGGGTGCCGGTCGGGCAGCCGGGGCTGGCGCTCGCCGCGAAGCTCGCGAGCCGGGTCCGCACGGCGGGCCTCGACGTGCCGCTCCCGGAGGGCGCCGGCATCGGCTACGAGCTGCTGGCCCTCGCGGCCCGCGCGGAGGCCGACGGCGTCGACCCGGAGGCGGCGCTGCGGGCGGCGGCCCGGGCCTACCGGGACGCGATCCGGGCGGCCGAAGGGCTGTGA
- a CDS encoding transglycosylase family protein produces MLFSGTGKRRRPSKATRVVALVGVTGAAVAAPLMAAGTASAATASEWDRVAQCESGGNWSINTGNGYYGGLQFSASTWAAYGGTAYASTADQASKSQQIAIAEKVLAGQGKGAWPSCGVGLSSASYDGGSAEAAPQQSTQQAAPQQSAPERSTERSATRSEQRQAPKRTTQAAPQAAAKKTVTTPTGKKVKKGDGEYKVVAGDTLSKIAEAQGVEGGWAKLFELNKDVVENADLIYPGQQLHLK; encoded by the coding sequence ATGCTGTTCTCCGGCACGGGCAAGCGTCGTCGTCCCTCCAAGGCCACCCGCGTCGTCGCCCTCGTCGGCGTCACCGGTGCGGCCGTCGCCGCCCCGCTGATGGCCGCCGGCACCGCCTCGGCCGCCACCGCCTCCGAGTGGGACCGCGTCGCCCAGTGCGAGTCCGGCGGCAACTGGTCCATCAACACGGGCAACGGCTACTACGGCGGCCTCCAGTTCTCGGCCTCCACCTGGGCCGCGTACGGCGGCACCGCCTACGCCTCCACCGCCGACCAGGCCAGCAAGTCGCAGCAGATCGCCATCGCCGAGAAGGTCCTCGCGGGCCAGGGCAAGGGCGCCTGGCCGAGCTGCGGCGTCGGCCTCTCCTCCGCCTCCTACGACGGCGGCTCCGCCGAGGCCGCTCCGCAGCAGAGCACCCAGCAGGCCGCCCCGCAGCAGAGCGCCCCCGAGCGCTCCACGGAGCGGTCCGCCACCCGCAGCGAGCAGCGCCAGGCCCCGAAGCGCACCACCCAGGCCGCCCCGCAGGCCGCCGCCAAGAAGACCGTCACCACCCCGACCGGCAAGAAGGTCAAGAAGGGCGACGGCGAGTACAAGGTCGTCGCCGGTGACACCCTCAGCAAGATCGCCGAGGCGCAGGGCGTCGAGGGCGGCTGGGCGAAGCTCTTCGAGCTCAACAAGGACGTCGTCGAGAACGCCGACCTGATCTACCCGGGCCAGCAGCTCCACCTGAAGTAA
- a CDS encoding transglycosylase family protein, protein MLSGNGRHRRPRQAPALVVTAGVTGSALALPLLATGSASAADAATWDRVAACESGGQWSANFGNGAYGGLQMTQEAWERHGGLAYAPSPDLASRAQQITVAEKALASGSTDWATCAPIAGLENDGKATGVHPGPAVQEEEEGGVAPESNWTGGTPTGTAADARPEVEETAGTTAPATGRAEKTERAGEGAAATTTAPAAPTTPSKPATTPAAPTAPAGTATQPPATTAPGAPDASTGTPDAPVTSPDAPTSPVAPTTPVTPGTDGSDVSSATPGTGKHRGEAAPEESGTTDTAQESGRHAASADKVTSTPVSSDESDAYTVRPGDSLSEIAQANDLPGGWDALYDANRQTVGTDPDLILPGQSLELTVPSAEK, encoded by the coding sequence ATGCTTTCCGGAAACGGACGACACCGTCGACCCCGCCAGGCTCCCGCGCTCGTCGTCACCGCGGGAGTGACCGGATCCGCCCTGGCGCTGCCGCTGCTCGCCACCGGATCCGCCTCCGCCGCCGACGCGGCCACCTGGGACCGGGTCGCCGCCTGCGAGTCCGGGGGCCAGTGGAGCGCCAACTTCGGCAACGGCGCCTACGGCGGCCTCCAGATGACGCAGGAGGCGTGGGAGCGGCACGGCGGCCTCGCGTACGCCCCCAGCCCCGACCTCGCCAGCCGCGCCCAGCAGATCACCGTCGCCGAGAAGGCGCTCGCCTCCGGCAGCACCGACTGGGCCACCTGCGCCCCCATCGCCGGCCTGGAGAACGACGGCAAGGCGACCGGCGTCCACCCGGGCCCCGCCGTCCAGGAGGAAGAGGAGGGCGGCGTGGCGCCCGAGTCGAACTGGACGGGCGGCACGCCCACGGGGACCGCCGCCGACGCGCGGCCGGAGGTGGAGGAGACCGCCGGGACGACCGCGCCGGCCACCGGGCGGGCCGAGAAGACGGAGCGGGCGGGGGAGGGGGCGGCGGCGACCACCACGGCCCCGGCCGCGCCCACCACGCCGTCGAAGCCCGCCACCACCCCCGCCGCGCCCACCGCCCCCGCGGGGACGGCCACGCAGCCGCCGGCGACCACCGCGCCCGGCGCCCCGGACGCCTCCACGGGCACCCCGGACGCCCCGGTGACGTCGCCGGACGCCCCGACGTCCCCCGTGGCGCCCACCACCCCGGTGACCCCCGGTACCGACGGGTCTGACGTGTCGTCGGCCACACCCGGTACGGGCAAGCACCGGGGTGAGGCGGCACCGGAGGAATCCGGCACAACGGACACTGCTCAGGAATCCGGGCGACATGCCGCGTCTGCGGACAAGGTCACCTCAACCCCCGTCAGCTCGGACGAAAGTGACGCCTACACCGTGCGGCCGGGCGACAGCCTGTCCGAGATCGCGCAGGCGAACGACCTCCCCGGCGGGTGGGACGCCCTCTATGACGCCAACCGTCAGACGGTCGGCACCGACCCGGATCTCATCCTCCCTGGTCAGAGCCTTGAACTGACGGTCCCTTCAGCGGAGAAGTGA
- a CDS encoding SurA N-terminal domain-containing protein, translating into MHRRDRRHASPARRRTALALSAALLAAAPLLTACGGEAHPGAAAVVGGERIDVSSLQAEVKAARDAQAASPQSAQLIAATGDLGRQKLNGMIFDRILGKVAADQGVTASRAELQETREAFVRENGGEEGLEAVLLQQQGVAPGQVGDVVRRNVLMTKIIEKLGITETPEGQQKLQELFANASKSLDIDVNPRYGAWDDTKVQLDTGADTAPWLVQVTRGQGAAGAEQLPG; encoded by the coding sequence TTGCACCGCCGCGACCGCCGCCACGCCAGCCCCGCACGCCGCCGCACCGCGCTTGCCCTCTCCGCCGCGCTCCTCGCCGCGGCCCCGCTGCTCACCGCGTGCGGCGGCGAGGCCCATCCAGGGGCGGCGGCCGTCGTCGGGGGCGAGCGGATCGACGTCTCCAGCCTCCAGGCCGAGGTGAAGGCGGCCCGCGACGCCCAGGCGGCGTCCCCGCAGTCCGCCCAGCTGATCGCCGCCACCGGCGACCTCGGCCGGCAGAAGCTCAACGGCATGATCTTCGACCGGATCCTCGGCAAGGTCGCCGCCGACCAGGGCGTCACCGCCAGCCGCGCCGAACTCCAGGAGACCCGCGAGGCGTTCGTCCGCGAGAACGGCGGCGAGGAGGGCCTGGAGGCCGTCCTGCTCCAGCAGCAGGGCGTCGCCCCGGGCCAGGTCGGCGACGTCGTCCGGCGCAACGTCCTCATGACGAAGATCATCGAGAAGCTGGGGATCACCGAGACCCCCGAGGGCCAGCAGAAGCTCCAGGAGCTGTTCGCGAACGCGTCGAAGTCCCTCGACATCGACGTGAACCCGCGCTACGGCGCCTGGGACGACACCAAGGTCCAGCTCGACACCGGCGCCGACACCGCCCCCTGGCTGGTCCAGGTCACCCGGGGGCAGGGCGCCGCCGGGGCGGAGCAGCTTCCGGGCTGA
- a CDS encoding Rrf2 family transcriptional regulator: MQMSEGVEWALHSCLNLTWVEDGAAVKANRLAAFYDLPAAYLNKQLQALVRAGILTSTTGPRGGFRLARDPGDITVLDVVTAIEGTEDAFRCQEILRQGPGGRADVDYRRTCAVSGAMRRGELAWRRELAAQTLADLKAEVEGRRPRTPELTRRRFASL; this comes from the coding sequence ATGCAGATGAGCGAGGGCGTCGAGTGGGCGCTGCACAGCTGCCTCAACCTGACCTGGGTGGAGGACGGGGCAGCGGTCAAGGCGAACCGGCTCGCCGCCTTCTACGACCTGCCCGCCGCCTATCTCAACAAGCAGCTCCAGGCCCTGGTCCGGGCCGGCATCCTCACCTCCACCACCGGCCCGCGCGGCGGCTTCCGGCTGGCCCGCGACCCGGGCGACATCACGGTGCTCGACGTGGTGACCGCGATCGAGGGGACCGAGGACGCCTTCCGCTGCCAGGAGATCCTCCGGCAGGGACCGGGCGGCCGCGCGGACGTGGACTACCGCAGGACCTGTGCCGTCTCGGGGGCCATGCGCCGGGGCGAGCTGGCCTGGCGCCGGGAGCTCGCCGCGCAGACGCTCGCCGACCTCAAGGCGGAGGTCGAGGGGCGGCGGCCGCGCACCCCGGAGCTCACCCGCCGCCGGTTCGCGAGCCTCTGA
- a CDS encoding glycosyltransferase family 2 protein — MLLSLVVPCFNEEDVLARFHSHVTKELDALEGDFEIVYVDDGSRDRTLPILRDLAAADPARVRFVSFSRNFGKEAAMLAGLRHAAGDAVVIMDADLQHPPELVHRMVALHAEGYDQVVARRTREGDRVTRTLTARVYYWAINRLVDVELVDGVGDFRLLSRRTVDAILGLGEYNRFSKGLFSWVGFRTTTFAYENAVREEGRSKWTFGKLLNYGLDGLLSFNNKPLRAAVYLGLLLVSLALAYAGWIVADALAHGVDTPGYVTLLVAVTALAGVQMVMVGLIGEYVGRIYYEVKRRPHYLVAETHAGREKEGARADTRAAGASLWETVVRK, encoded by the coding sequence GTGCTGCTCTCTCTCGTCGTCCCCTGCTTCAACGAGGAGGACGTCCTCGCCCGCTTCCACTCCCATGTGACGAAGGAACTCGACGCCCTGGAGGGCGACTTCGAGATCGTCTACGTGGACGACGGAAGCCGGGACCGGACCCTTCCGATCCTGCGGGACCTCGCCGCCGCCGACCCCGCCCGGGTCCGCTTCGTCTCCTTCAGCCGCAACTTCGGCAAGGAGGCCGCCATGCTGGCCGGGCTCCGGCACGCGGCGGGCGACGCCGTCGTCATCATGGACGCGGACCTCCAGCACCCGCCGGAGCTGGTGCACCGGATGGTCGCGCTGCACGCCGAGGGGTACGACCAGGTGGTCGCCCGCCGCACCCGCGAGGGCGACCGGGTCACCCGCACCCTCACCGCCCGCGTCTACTACTGGGCGATCAACCGGCTCGTCGACGTCGAACTCGTCGACGGCGTGGGCGACTTCCGGCTGCTGTCCCGGCGCACGGTCGACGCGATCCTCGGCCTGGGGGAGTACAACCGCTTCTCGAAGGGCCTGTTCTCCTGGGTCGGTTTCCGGACCACGACCTTCGCCTACGAGAACGCGGTGCGCGAGGAGGGCCGGTCCAAGTGGACCTTCGGCAAGCTCCTCAACTACGGCCTCGACGGCCTGCTGTCCTTCAACAACAAGCCGCTGCGCGCCGCCGTCTACCTCGGCCTGCTGCTGGTCTCGCTCGCCCTCGCCTACGCCGGCTGGATCGTCGCCGACGCCCTCGCCCACGGCGTCGACACGCCCGGCTACGTCACGCTCCTGGTCGCCGTCACCGCCCTCGCCGGCGTCCAGATGGTCATGGTCGGCCTGATCGGCGAGTACGTCGGCCGCATCTACTACGAGGTGAAGCGCAGGCCCCACTACCTGGTGGCCGAGACGCACGCGGGCCGCGAGAAGGAGGGGGCCCGGGCCGACACCCGGGCGGCGGGTGCCTCGTTGTGGGAGACGGTCGTCCGGAAGTGA
- a CDS encoding globin domain-containing protein: MDLPLLRSTFAVVERRAEHAVTYFYSHLFWRNPGVRELFPEDMAPQRDRLFAALTHVVTGLDEPGLPDYLGRLGRDHRKFLATPALYAAVGESLLAAFAHAAGSAWTIEAEKAWSEAYGRVAGMMLRGAEESAGAGEPAWWDADVVGHRRHGDDLAVLTLRPRRPFPFLPGQYAGVSSLRVPRVWRTYSLGNAPRADGTLDLHVSRIRGGAMSTALVDGVRPGETLRLSAAGGAAVRRTAPGALRTYVCAGTGWAPVKALLEEAAVADPAAGGRIFMVARSREYLYGREDLDRLAARLPGLSVTHITSAPRHPRDQATERLLTALRACGRWPDHDVHLAGPPGFVTEVAEVLAELGADPARTHYDVLPPVGRFTTRPSSRAEWLLQPPAVRWHDPAARAPR; encoded by the coding sequence GTGGACCTCCCCTTGCTCAGAAGCACGTTCGCGGTCGTCGAAAGACGGGCCGAACACGCCGTCACGTACTTCTACTCGCACCTCTTCTGGCGCAACCCCGGCGTGCGGGAGCTCTTCCCCGAGGACATGGCCCCGCAGCGCGACCGGCTGTTCGCCGCGCTCACCCACGTGGTGACCGGCCTCGACGAGCCCGGGCTCCCCGACTACCTGGGGCGGCTCGGCAGGGACCACCGCAAGTTCCTCGCCACCCCCGCCCTCTACGCGGCCGTCGGCGAGAGCCTGCTCGCCGCCTTCGCGCACGCCGCAGGGTCGGCGTGGACGATCGAGGCGGAGAAGGCGTGGTCCGAGGCGTACGGGCGGGTCGCCGGGATGATGCTGCGGGGCGCGGAGGAGTCCGCCGGGGCCGGGGAGCCCGCCTGGTGGGACGCGGACGTCGTCGGCCACCGGCGGCACGGCGACGACCTGGCCGTCCTGACCCTCCGTCCCCGCAGGCCGTTCCCCTTTCTCCCCGGTCAGTACGCCGGCGTCAGCTCGCTCCGGGTCCCCCGCGTGTGGCGCACCTACTCGCTCGGCAACGCCCCCCGCGCGGACGGCACGCTCGACCTGCACGTGAGCCGCATCCGGGGCGGGGCGATGAGCACGGCCCTGGTGGACGGGGTCCGCCCGGGCGAGACGCTGCGGCTGAGCGCGGCCGGCGGCGCGGCGGTCCGCCGTACGGCCCCGGGCGCGCTCCGTACCTACGTGTGCGCCGGTACGGGCTGGGCGCCGGTGAAGGCCCTCCTGGAGGAGGCGGCCGTTGCCGACCCGGCGGCCGGGGGCCGGATCTTCATGGTCGCCCGCTCCCGCGAGTACCTGTACGGGCGGGAGGACCTGGACCGGCTGGCCGCCCGGCTCCCCGGCCTGAGCGTCACCCACATCACCTCGGCCCCCCGCCACCCCCGCGACCAGGCGACCGAGCGCCTGCTGACCGCGCTGCGGGCCTGCGGGCGCTGGCCGGACCACGACGTCCACCTGGCCGGCCCGCCCGGTTTCGTCACCGAGGTCGCCGAGGTCCTCGCGGAGCTGGGCGCGGACCCGGCCCGCACCCACTACGACGTCCTTCCGCCGGTGGGCCGGTTCACCACCCGCCCGTCCTCCCGCGCCGAGTGGCTGCTCCAGCCGCCCGCGGTGCGCTGGCACGACCCCGCGGCACGCGCCCCGCGATAG
- the eno gene encoding phosphopyruvate hydratase: protein MLVPSIDVVVAREILDSRGNPTVEVEVGLDDGSTGRAAVPSGASTGAFEALELRDGDQNRYLGKGVEKAVLAVIEQIGPELVGYDATEQRLIDQAMFDLDATPDKSSLGANAILGVSLAVAHAASEASDLPLFRYLGGPNAHLLPVPMMNILNGGSHADSNVDIQEFMIAPIGAESFSEALRWGTEVYHTLKSVLKTKGLSTGLGDEGGFAPNLGSNREALDLILEAIKQAGYVPGKDVALALDVAASEFYKDGKYLFEGKERSAAEMTEYYEELVSAYPLVSIEDPLFEDDWAGWNVITEKLGDKVQLVGDDLFVTNPERLARGIEEKSANALLVKVNQIGSLTETLDAVELAQRNGFKCMMSHRSGETEDVTIADLAVATNCGQIKTGAPARSERVAKYNQLLRIEEILDDAAVYAGRSAFPRFKG from the coding sequence ATGCTCGTGCCGTCCATCGACGTCGTCGTAGCCCGGGAAATCCTGGACTCCCGAGGCAACCCCACGGTCGAGGTCGAGGTCGGCCTCGACGACGGCAGCACCGGCCGTGCTGCCGTGCCGTCCGGTGCCTCCACCGGTGCGTTCGAGGCCCTGGAGCTCCGCGACGGTGACCAGAACCGCTACCTCGGCAAGGGTGTCGAGAAGGCCGTCCTCGCCGTCATCGAGCAGATCGGCCCGGAGCTCGTCGGCTACGACGCCACCGAGCAGCGCCTGATCGACCAGGCCATGTTCGACCTGGACGCCACCCCGGACAAGTCGTCGCTCGGCGCCAACGCCATCCTCGGCGTCTCCCTCGCCGTCGCGCACGCCGCCTCCGAGGCCAGCGACCTCCCGCTCTTCCGCTACCTGGGCGGCCCGAACGCGCACCTGCTGCCCGTTCCGATGATGAACATCCTGAACGGTGGGTCGCACGCCGACTCCAACGTCGACATCCAGGAGTTCATGATCGCCCCGATCGGCGCGGAGTCCTTCTCCGAGGCCCTCCGCTGGGGCACCGAGGTCTACCACACCCTCAAGTCCGTCCTGAAGACCAAGGGCCTCTCCACCGGCCTCGGCGACGAGGGCGGCTTCGCCCCGAACCTCGGCTCCAACCGTGAGGCGCTCGACCTCATCCTGGAGGCCATCAAGCAGGCCGGCTACGTGCCCGGCAAGGACGTCGCCCTCGCCCTGGACGTCGCCGCCTCCGAGTTCTACAAGGACGGCAAGTACCTCTTCGAGGGCAAGGAGCGCTCCGCCGCCGAGATGACCGAGTACTACGAGGAGCTCGTCTCCGCGTACCCGCTCGTCTCCATCGAGGACCCGCTGTTCGAGGACGACTGGGCCGGCTGGAACGTCATCACCGAGAAGCTCGGCGACAAGGTCCAGCTCGTCGGCGACGACCTCTTCGTCACCAACCCCGAGCGCCTCGCCCGCGGCATCGAGGAGAAGTCCGCCAACGCCCTCCTGGTGAAGGTCAACCAGATCGGCTCGCTGACCGAGACCCTCGACGCCGTCGAGCTCGCCCAGCGCAACGGCTTCAAGTGCATGATGTCCCACCGCTCCGGCGAGACCGAGGACGTCACCATCGCCGACCTCGCCGTCGCCACCAACTGCGGCCAGATCAAGACCGGCGCCCCGGCCCGCTCCGAGCGCGTCGCCAAGTACAACCAGCTGCTGCGCATCGAGGAGATCCTCGACGACGCCGCCGTCTACGCCGGCCGCAGCGCCTTCCCGCGCTTCAAGGGCTGA